The Vibrio marisflavi CECT 7928 region ACATTCCATTTGAAAACCAAACTGCAGCGATTAACCGATATAGAACGGGCGAAGTGGATATTACTTCTGACGTTCCAAACGGCATGGCTGAAGAATTGAAGCGCGACTACAAAGATGCCTATCAGGTTACGCCACTCCTGTGTACTTACTATTATGTGTTCAATATGAGGCACAAACCTTTTAATAACCTAAAAGTAAGAAAAGCCGCGTCATATAGCATCATGCGCAATATCATTACTGAAGATATTACCAAAGTTGGCAATATCCCTGCGTATACGTTTACCCACAAGGACACGGCAGGTTTCCATGCCACTCAGCCACCGTATAGCCATTGGACACAGAAAGAACGAGATCAAAAAGCTAAAGAGCTGATTGATTCCGCTCATGAGCAAGGTTTTCATACCACTCTGCTATACAACACGAGTGAGAATAATAAGAGTATCGCGGTGGCAATTGCCTCAATGTGGAAAAATACTCTAGGTGCGAATATCACGCTGGAAAACCAAGAGTGGAAGTCTTACTTGTCTTCTCGTCAAGAAGGTGACTTTGATGTGATGAGAGCTTCTTGGTGTGGAGACTACAATGAAGCTTCAGCGTTCTTATCGATATTTACTACAGGTAATAGTCGTAACTATGGTGGCTACAGCAATCCTAAATACGACGAAATCATCGCGAAAGCGACGGTTGAGACGAACTTGAAAAAGAGACAAAAACTCTATGATGAAGCTGAGCATCTTCTGTCTCAAGATATGCCTATCGCGCCAATTTACTTCTATATGCAGGCAAGGTTGGTTAACCCACATGTTGGTGGTTTCCCGAAACACAACGCAGAGGGAAGAATTTACTCGAAAGACTTGTATATAAAAGCAGATACGACAAGTAAAAAATAGTAGATAAAAAAACAGCCGCTCATTAGAGCGGCTGTTTTCAATGAGCTAGATTAGTTTTCTTGCGTAGTCTGCGCTGATAAGTTTTTATCCACCATGGTATTAAAGATATAAACCAATAAATATGTCACAGGGATAAGTACTACAGCATAACCAATCTTAAACGAGTAGTTATCGATGATTTTTTGGATTAGCGTTGCATTTGCTGCTGTGTTGAAGAACGCAAGAATCCAAATAATGGTGTAGGCAATTTGACCAACCACACTCGATGCCAACGTTTTCAGCCATAGCTTCTTATTGTAAAACTTGTCATTCAGCTTTCTAAATACAAAGTTATTCAATTGGTCAGAGGTCAACACACAAAGCATGTTGATTAAATACAGCTTGATCAAAGGATGGAATACATTGTAATACTCGCCGCCAATGTTCAATACATTGAAAGAAATGTAAATCATCAGAGACGCTAGGGCGCATATGCTCGCGCCGATATAAACCGTCGTTTTGGCGTATTCATATCTTAGTGTCGCGTTAATTACATCCAACATAGCGAAGGTTAGCGGGAAGATTAAAATACCGGCTGGCTGATATGTACCTAGGATTTTTATTGTGTGTGGCGACATTGGGATCGCAATTAATAAAAAGCCGATATATAGGGCTGTAATAAAGCCATACCACTTCATGCGTTGAAGTTCATTTCTTGGGTTGTGCCTACGACTTACCCCACGAATCGTTGTACGGTCTTTTTTATCAAAAAGCTTAATGAGCTCTTTGTCGATCAGCGCATCTGCGTCTTCTGAAATAGTTAAAGATCCAGATTCATTGGTATAGTGAACCTTCTCATCTTTCACCATGACAAGTTTTAATTGTCTCATTGTTTATTAACTCTTTGCTAATGGTAGAAGTTACTTTCCCTATAAGCGTATAAGAATCATCTAGTTGGCTTGGGTACCAAGATATTTGCGATAAAGACTCATGTCGATACAAGGTTTTTAGTCGCCCCAACTGATGAAACAAGTAAGGTCCTTCTCCTAGTCGATCCGCAATGATAAGCAAATTTTCGCCATCATCAATCACTTTTAGATCTTCAGAGATATTTAAATCGGTATTCCAAACACCAACTTCAGTCAAATTGAGATCGACCAAAGCTAAAATCGGATAGTTGTATTGGTGAGTATTAGTTTGCCCTTGGCCTGTTAGTAGCCAGTTTTCCGAGACATCTAACGCTTCGGCAATTTTCCCTATGTGTTTGCGGGGATACTTGATCCGGCCTGTTGTTATGTTGCTAATGTGTCCCCGTTCAATGCCAGATTTATGGCACAAATCGGCTTGACTCATTCCTCTCATAAAGAGCGCTTCTTTTATTCTATCGCCGACAGTTTCAGTATTCATTGTAGGGATCTATCTATTGAGTTGTAGTGACATTATTGAGTTGAATGTGTTCCATGCAACAGACGAATTGTAGCTGAAAATCGTACTTTTTACAGCAGGAGAATTGTTTTTTAATACAACACAAATTAAAAAGTATTTTTTTTTAATACTTGATGTGTTAATGTGCGCTCTGAAGTTATTCATACGCTGTTTGAATGACTTCACTTCAACGCTCTTGTATAGCCTAAGAGTGTTGAACATAGCCAACTGACTTTACCCGCCTCTTCAACGGGTATTCGATATTTATATTTAGCCCGCTACCCAATAGCGGGTCTTTTTTTGCCTGCTACTTTCTAATTTTCCCTTTTTCAAATTGCTCATATAAGCCAATAGCACCACTCTATTTTCGTTATTGCGCCACGAATTGGCCGTCAGCACGAAGCTAAATAAACAGAATCAGTTATTAACAAAAATTTATATCCATATTTCAGTCTTAATGAGATATCTGTCACATGTGTGTCATATTACGTTAAATAGAATTCCTCCCAAGCATTTCAGGTCAACTTGATTATAAGTTGTTGATATAAAACAATAAAAAATACAAATAAGTCTGACTAACCCATAGGGCTACGTAATGTGGTTCTTAGTGAAATAATTCGACTCTACCTTACTTGCAGGTGTCTATATGAATAACCGAAACCGAATTCAGCTTACATGGATAAGCTTCTTGTCTTATGCCCTCGTTGGTGCGCTAGTTGCCGTAACGGGTATAGTGATGGAGCCTGTAGCAAACTTTTTCTCTATTCCTGTTTCAAGCATGAGCAACACGTTTACATTCCTTAATGGAGGGATGTTAGTTGCGATTTTCCTCAATGCTTGGTTAATGGAAATCATTCCGCTCAAACGCCAGCTAAACTTTGGCTTTTTGCTGATGATTTTAATGATCATTGCATTAATGCTAACTCATAGCTTGATGGTGTTCTCGCTGTGCATGTTTGTATTAGGCGTGATGGGTGGTATCACCATGTCGATTGGTACGTTCCTTATCACTCGTCTTTACGATGGTCGTCAGCGTGGTTCGAGGCTGCTGTTCACGGACTCATTCTTTAGTATGGCGAGCATGATATTGCCAGCTATCGCAGGTTACATGTTAGGTAAGCATGCACCGTGGTACTGGGTATATGCTGTGATTGGCCTCATTTATGTCGCGATCTTTGTTCTAACTTGGATTTCTGAGTTCCCGCAGCTAGGCAAGCAAGCTAACTCTACTGAGAAAACAAGCAGCGAAAAGTGGGGAGTAGGTGTTTATATCCTTGCGATTGCAGCGCTTTGCTACATTCTTGGCCAGCTAGTCTTCATCTCTTGGGTGCCACAGTATGTGCAAAAAACGTTTGAAATGAGTGTTGAAGAAGCAGGCACTATGGTTGCACGTTTCTGGATGTCATACATGATTGGTATGTGGGTGCTAACTCTAGTATTGCGTTTCGTCGACATGCACAAGCTCGTATTGGTGCTATCGCTGCTGGCTACCGTGTTTATGTACATGTTTAACACCGCGTCTGAAGTCGCTCACTTAGGTTACTGGATTATCGCTCTAGGGTTTGTTTCTAGCGCAATCTACACCACAATTATTACTCTGGCTTCTCAACAAACCAAAGTGGCTTCTCCAAAGCTGGTCAACTTTGTTTTAACCTGCGGTACCACAGGCACGATGTTAACTTTCGTAGTCTCAAGCCCGATTGTGAAATCGTCAGGCGTTCACGCTGCACTGATGACGGCAGATGCACTGTATGTCGTAGTCTTTGTTGCTTGCCTTGCTCTTGGCTTGTTTACAAAACATAAAGCAAACTCAAAACTTGAAGGCGAGCTTGCGCATTAATCTGATTGCTGGAAGGTAAAACAGAAAATCCTACTTGAAGCTGCCACATTCTGGCAGCTTCTTTCTATGAGCAAGCGGATAAGTCACCCCGAACACCTCTCGACAAGCAACCTGATAATCATTATCATTCCCACCTCTTTTATCTTGGCCTGATTGCATAATAAATGTGCTCCGAGCCCCTTTATTCTTCTTATTGAAACTAAATAACGACTTATCTTATGCAGCGATATTCTAGACAACAAATTACTTTCCACTGGCTAAGTTTATTCCTAATTGCAGTGACTTACGCAGTTATTGAATTGAAAGGCTTTATCCCAAAGTCGAACGCATGGCATAACGACTTTAAGTTAATTCACTTCAATGCAGGTGTGTTGGTATTTGTTGTGATGGCTGTTCGTATCTATCTCTACAACAAACACGAATTGCCTAACATTAACCCGGAGCCACCTCAATGGCAGCAAACGCTTGCTTCATGGATGCACAAAATCCTCTATTTGTGCTTTTTCTCGTTGCCCGTTCTAGGCGTAGTGGGGATGATAATTGGTGGTAAACAGTGGGATTTTCTTGGTATTCACATATCGGCGTTATCTAACCCAAATAAAGCCTTATATTCAGACATTAAGGTAGTTCACGAGTATATCGCTAATGCAGGCTATTTTTTGATTGGTATTCATGCACTAGCTGCAATCTACCACCATCATATTGTCAAAGATGACACGCTTAAGAGAATGGTTTGATTAGGTTTGAATATATCTGCTTTACCATGAGACAGGTAAAGCAGATATAAATCAATAACCTACCTCATTGTAACAAATTCTTCTGAGCCAGTAGGGTGGATTGCTACTACTGAATCGAAGTCTGCTTTTGTTGCGCCCATCTTCATTGCGACGCCAAAGCCTTGGATCATTTCATCAACAGCAAAACCGATACCGTGTAATCCAACCACTTTCTCGTCATCACCTGCGCAAATTAATTTCATTTTGCATGGCTGACGGTGTTGAGTTACAGCTGTGTACATCGCAGTAAAGCCAGACGAGTAAACCTTCACATTCTCTTCGCCGAATTTTTCAATCGCTTCTGGTTCAGTTAGACCAATGGTGCCAATTGGTGGATGGCTGAATACCACTGTTGGGACTAAGTCGTAGTCCATTTTTGCTTCTGGTTTGTTATTGAACAAACGCTCGGACAGTTGACGACCAGCTTTTACAGCGACGGGTGTTAGCTCAATGCCGCCTTCCATAATGTCACCAACACAGTAAATACCGTCTACGTTTGTTTGCTGGTACTCATCAACTTTGATATAGCCGCGATCATTCGTTTCAACGCCCGTAACATTCAAGTTAATTGCGTCTGTCGCTGGGTGACGGCCGATAGCCCAAATTAGGGCATCAACATTGTGGCTGTTGCCGTTTTCTAGGTGCAGCGTTAGGCTACCATCTGCTTCTTTTACCACTTCTTTTGGCACAGAATGGGTATGAAGGGTTGGGCCTTCGGCATTCATGACTTCGGTGAGTGTTTCGACGATTGTTGGATCGAAGCTACGAAGTGGAGACTGCTTACGAACGAAAAGGTGTGTTTCACTGCCAAGTGCGTTGAGCACGCCAGCGATCTCTACAGCGATATAACCTGCTCCAATAACCGCAACACGTTTTGGTTGTTCTTCAAGGTCGAAGAAGCCATTGGAGTCGATACCGTATTCAGCGCCTGGTACATTTGGAATTGTAGGACGACCGCCAACGGCAATCAGGATATGATCAGCAGTGTAATGCTGGCCGTTTACTTCTACGGTTTTAGCATCAACAAACTTAGCAAAGCCTTTAATCACGTTGACTTTGTTGTTACCTAGTACGCGATCGTAAGACTGGTGGATACGGCCGATATATGCTTGGCGACTTTCAACCAGCTTACTCCAGTCAAAGCCTTTAACATCTACATCGAAGCCATAGTCTGCAGCGTACAAATTCATTGCTTCAGCCACTTGAGCGCCATGCCACATCACTTTCTTTGGTACACAACCTACGTTTACGCAGGTTCCACCAAGATCTTGTGCTTCGATCAGGGCAACTTTTGCGCCGTACATTGCTGCTCGGTTTGCAGACGCAATACCGCCTGAGCCACCACCAATACATATATAATCAAAATGCGTTGCCGTTGCTGTGTCCAAAATTACTGTCTCCATAATCGTTGTTGTACTTATAGTTAGATTGGGGCGAATTACTCTGGTACAACCCAGTCTAATGTGTAATGCCCAGTCGCAGGCGCTATTGTGCTTTTCAGAAATGGTAGCAGTGTTTTCATCTGCTGCTCCAGCTTCCATGGAGGGTTAATCACAATCATACCGGATGCGGTCATACCACGCTCGTTGGTGTCGGGTGTCACGCCCAGTTCAATTTGTAGGATTTTGCGAATACCAAGCCCTTTTATTGACTCAATCATATCGTCAATATCGCAGCGATTCACCACAGGATACCAAATAGCATAAATCCCAGTTGCCCAGCGTTTATGGGCCTGATAGATGGCTTGTACCACATCGCGATATTCTTTTGCTAACTCGTAAGGTGGATCAATGAGCACTAAACCACGTCGCTCTTTTGGTGGTAGGCTTGCCTTCAAACGCTGGAACCCATCCTCTTTGAATATTGAGACTTGTCTATCGCGATGGAACTCCTGCTGTAACAGAGGGTAGTCGCTTGGGTGCAATTCGGTTAGCACCATACGGTCTTGCTTGCGAAGGTGAGCGCGCGCGACTCTTGGCGAGCCTGGGTAATATTGCAGATCTTCACCTTCATTCAAATTCTTGATTGCATCAAGATAACTTTCTATTTCCTGAGGTGTGTCAGCAGCATCCCACAAACGGCCAATACCAAGCTTATATTCACCTGTTTTTTCTGACCACTCATGAGTGAGGTCATAGCGGCCAACGCCAGAATGAGTGTCGTGATATACAAAAGGTTTGTCTTTTTGCTGCAACGAAGAAAGAATCAAGCTTTGTACAATGTGCTTGATTACATCAGCGTGGTTGCCTGCGTGAAAACTGTGTCGATAGCTCAGCAATGTTATCTCTCATAACGCTAGCGTTAGCGTGTACTGGTGGAATTGCAGGCATTATATACCCAAACGACTTATCACCAAACTAACGGTGTTATCGTCGCCACATTTATCAATGAAGTGAAAGAAAAGAGAGTGCGCATAGAGTAGGGGTTACCGCTAGAAATCGCTAATTACTTCACACACCTCCCAGAATTAAGAGTGTTTTTGCAACTACTTTGAAATGTACATCCGAGGTGATGTAGATTGGAGCTATGTAGTGATAAGGATTTAATCTACAAGGATTTTGTGGAACTATGGCTCGCTTTATTTTTATATTGTGTTTCATTTCATTTGTTTCTCCTTCTTTTGCCTTTGCAAGCCAAATAAATCGATTTGAAATCAAATATCTTTCTTATGTCTATCATGCATATGATCCTGATTATGATGGAACTGAGCACTTTGGGAATCAATTTTTCTCTATCGGATATGACTTAACGCCAAGGCATAATTTCTTGGTCGGAACCTTTAAAAACAGTCAGGATAATCGCTGTTTCGCCACTGGGTTAGATTATGTATGGGCTAACTTCAATAACGGCTGGAGATTCAAGGGAAGTTACTTATATGCAGGAGAGTTCTTCTTTGATGATTTTTCATCGTGTGGTGATGAGGGGGTATATTCTAAAGTCAAAAAAGTCACCGGGGTTGGGTTTGCTCCTTATATAAATCACTATTTTGAATATTCTTTTTCCCATAGTACAGCAATTGCATTTGGTGTT contains the following coding sequences:
- a CDS encoding peptide ABC transporter substrate-binding protein, whose protein sequence is MKQTFFSSILISASMVAAPFSMAANVPSGTVLAKKQELVRGNGAEAATLDPLKAEGLAEMHIIRDLFEGLVIQNENGEVIPGVAKRWVNKGNKEYTFYLRKDAKWSNGDPVTAQDFVFALRRAVNPKFASPNAWYIKMTSIHNAAKIIEGTLPVDKLGVKALDDYTLQFTLDKPLPYFIPMLTHTTMMPLDKKVVEKYGDKWTKPEHIVSNGAFELKKWVLNERLVMVRNPYYWDNKDTVLNKVTYIPFENQTAAINRYRTGEVDITSDVPNGMAEELKRDYKDAYQVTPLLCTYYYVFNMRHKPFNNLKVRKAASYSIMRNIITEDITKVGNIPAYTFTHKDTAGFHATQPPYSHWTQKERDQKAKELIDSAHEQGFHTTLLYNTSENNKSIAVAIASMWKNTLGANITLENQEWKSYLSSRQEGDFDVMRASWCGDYNEASAFLSIFTTGNSRNYGGYSNPKYDEIIAKATVETNLKKRQKLYDEAEHLLSQDMPIAPIYFYMQARLVNPHVGGFPKHNAEGRIYSKDLYIKADTTSKK
- a CDS encoding VUT family protein, encoding MRQLKLVMVKDEKVHYTNESGSLTISEDADALIDKELIKLFDKKDRTTIRGVSRRHNPRNELQRMKWYGFITALYIGFLLIAIPMSPHTIKILGTYQPAGILIFPLTFAMLDVINATLRYEYAKTTVYIGASICALASLMIYISFNVLNIGGEYYNVFHPLIKLYLINMLCVLTSDQLNNFVFRKLNDKFYNKKLWLKTLASSVVGQIAYTIIWILAFFNTAANATLIQKIIDNYSFKIGYAVVLIPVTYLLVYIFNTMVDKNLSAQTTQEN
- a CDS encoding helix-turn-helix domain-containing protein — its product is MNTETVGDRIKEALFMRGMSQADLCHKSGIERGHISNITTGRIKYPRKHIGKIAEALDVSENWLLTGQGQTNTHQYNYPILALVDLNLTEVGVWNTDLNISEDLKVIDDGENLLIIADRLGEGPYLFHQLGRLKTLYRHESLSQISWYPSQLDDSYTLIGKVTSTISKELINNETIKTCHGER
- the tsgA gene encoding MFS transporter TsgA, with product MNNRNRIQLTWISFLSYALVGALVAVTGIVMEPVANFFSIPVSSMSNTFTFLNGGMLVAIFLNAWLMEIIPLKRQLNFGFLLMILMIIALMLTHSLMVFSLCMFVLGVMGGITMSIGTFLITRLYDGRQRGSRLLFTDSFFSMASMILPAIAGYMLGKHAPWYWVYAVIGLIYVAIFVLTWISEFPQLGKQANSTEKTSSEKWGVGVYILAIAALCYILGQLVFISWVPQYVQKTFEMSVEEAGTMVARFWMSYMIGMWVLTLVLRFVDMHKLVLVLSLLATVFMYMFNTASEVAHLGYWIIALGFVSSAIYTTIITLASQQTKVASPKLVNFVLTCGTTGTMLTFVVSSPIVKSSGVHAALMTADALYVVVFVACLALGLFTKHKANSKLEGELAH
- a CDS encoding cytochrome b, encoding MQRYSRQQITFHWLSLFLIAVTYAVIELKGFIPKSNAWHNDFKLIHFNAGVLVFVVMAVRIYLYNKHELPNINPEPPQWQQTLASWMHKILYLCFFSLPVLGVVGMIIGGKQWDFLGIHISALSNPNKALYSDIKVVHEYIANAGYFLIGIHALAAIYHHHIVKDDTLKRMV
- the gorA gene encoding glutathione-disulfide reductase; amino-acid sequence: MDTATATHFDYICIGGGSGGIASANRAAMYGAKVALIEAQDLGGTCVNVGCVPKKVMWHGAQVAEAMNLYAADYGFDVDVKGFDWSKLVESRQAYIGRIHQSYDRVLGNNKVNVIKGFAKFVDAKTVEVNGQHYTADHILIAVGGRPTIPNVPGAEYGIDSNGFFDLEEQPKRVAVIGAGYIAVEIAGVLNALGSETHLFVRKQSPLRSFDPTIVETLTEVMNAEGPTLHTHSVPKEVVKEADGSLTLHLENGNSHNVDALIWAIGRHPATDAINLNVTGVETNDRGYIKVDEYQQTNVDGIYCVGDIMEGGIELTPVAVKAGRQLSERLFNNKPEAKMDYDLVPTVVFSHPPIGTIGLTEPEAIEKFGEENVKVYSSGFTAMYTAVTQHRQPCKMKLICAGDDEKVVGLHGIGFAVDEMIQGFGVAMKMGATKADFDSVVAIHPTGSEEFVTMR
- a CDS encoding 23S rRNA (adenine(2030)-N(6))-methyltransferase RlmJ encodes the protein MLSYRHSFHAGNHADVIKHIVQSLILSSLQQKDKPFVYHDTHSGVGRYDLTHEWSEKTGEYKLGIGRLWDAADTPQEIESYLDAIKNLNEGEDLQYYPGSPRVARAHLRKQDRMVLTELHPSDYPLLQQEFHRDRQVSIFKEDGFQRLKASLPPKERRGLVLIDPPYELAKEYRDVVQAIYQAHKRWATGIYAIWYPVVNRCDIDDMIESIKGLGIRKILQIELGVTPDTNERGMTASGMIVINPPWKLEQQMKTLLPFLKSTIAPATGHYTLDWVVPE